Proteins encoded in a region of the Lepisosteus oculatus isolate fLepOcu1 chromosome 23, fLepOcu1.hap2, whole genome shotgun sequence genome:
- the LOC102687321 gene encoding Fc receptor-like protein 3 yields MCHSLTWISVIALLVPGFSSAARVKPVLTLDPPWKDILTRDKVTLKCKTSPMYWNFQWYRDGNFLSYGDTYTIHSAEVTDSGNYTCQRSYWKDTAMSDPVPITVIDASVVLQLWPQTVTEGDTVTLRCHYKHWFSQAFFYKDGIQFQSQSLLNKRIDIASKRDEGSYRCEINSYNERKKSGNVKLSVRDLFRSVSLTALSSSTVLDGEPIFLHCEVQVSQVSQPARPLQYSFYRGSQPLAVSLREPWYNIARAEFSRSNGSYSCAVQLSSSSSVSKRSAPVNIQVQGLPVWGVRAGSVPVDGRVLEGAVLTLSCSVDEASVPLWFGWHRQAGRHTERLNLQLSPDKRAEMKLTVTEEHGGNYSCWASYGQEEQETLSQPISVTVLVPVSPPTLSLLSSSPIRTVGSEVVFQCVCSRGTPPIFLSVFWEDGDGLGNISKLPSQQVEPSQPVNFSLSLMREEDSGSYRCQAANELSEQQSSSDAINITVVVPVSRVNLSVSPSTGHPDSPTPGVTLLCSVLEGTGPYSVSWFRDGEKLNLTSGLGDPYTLSPEGGRLTFDPLHSQVQGRYQCSAQNRLLRGIPQYNSTRSNSVEVRVPGVGAVTAAAVSVVLMLAVAVATAGLWMLWRRKRRAAVGEAPKTAVPQEPHPRDGLAPPVPQMRPGTQLMAAETDGNLLYAMVDIKKKSKVKRGTDNTQNAHGPEDALEYSVIYSKLAPPTSEPGSSPPSSPSPLYGNLESVYENVA; encoded by the exons ATGTGTCATTCTCTAACCTGGATATCAG TAATTGCGTTGCTCGTCCCAGGATTCAGCAGTGCAG CTCGAGTTAAACCTGTCCTGACCCTTGACCCCCCGTGGAAGGACATACTGACCAGAGATAAGGTCACTCTGAAGTGCAAGACATCTCCAATGTACTGGAACTTTCAATGGTACAGAGATGGGAACTTTCTGTCATATGGTGACACGTATACCATACACTCAGCTGAAGTGACTGACAGTGGGAACTACACCTGCCAGAGATCGTACTGGAAAGATACAGCTATGAGTGACCCAGTGCCCATCACAGTGATCG ATGCCTCTGTGGTCCTGCAGCTGTGGCCCCAAACTGTGACAGAAGGGGACACTGTGACTTTGCGCTGTCATTATAAACACTGGTTTTCCCAAGCTTTCTTCTACAAAGATGGAATTCAATTCCAGTCCCAGTCCCTGCTAAACAAGAGGATTGATATTGCCTCAAAGAGAGATGAGGGCTCCTACAGATGTGAAATTAATTCTTATaacgagagaaaaaaatcagGCAACGTGAAGCTGTCTGTGAGAG acTTGTTCCGCTccgtgtctctcacagctctcTCCTCTTCCACTGTCCTGGACGGAGAGCCGATCTTCCTGCACTGTGAGGTCCAGGTGTCCCAGGTGTCCCAGCCAGCTCGCCCTCTGCAGTACAGCTTCTACAGAGGCTCCCAGCCTCTGGCTGTCTCCCTGAGGGAGCCCTGGTACAACATTGCGCGGGCAGAGTTCAGCCGGAGCAACGGCTCGTACTCCTGCGCGGTCCAGCTGTCCAGCAGCAGCAGTGTCTCCAAGAGAAGCGCCCCCGTGAACATCCAAGTACAGG GTCTCCCTGTCTGGGGTGTGCGCGCCGGGTCCGTGCCCGTGGACGGCCGCGTGCTGGAGGGCGCCGTGCTCACGCTCTCCTGCTCCGTGGATGAGGCATCTGTGCCCCTGTGGTTTGGGTGGCACCGACAGGCCGGCAGGCACACTGAGCGCTTGAACCTTCAGCTGTCCCCCGACAAGAGGGCAGAGATGAAGCTGACTGTAACTGAAGAGCACGGAGGAAATTACTCCTGCTGGGCATCATACGGGCAGGAAGAGCAGGAAACCCTGAGCCAGCCCATctctgtcactgtactgg tgcccgTGTCCCCTCccaccctctctctcctgagcTCCAGCCCCATCCGCACTGTGGGCTCAGAAGTCGTGTTCCAGTGCGTCTGTTCCAGAGGGACCCCCCCAATCTTCCTCAGTGTGTTTTGGGAAGACGGAGACGGTCTGGGAAACATCTCCAAGCTGCCGTCCCAGCAAGTGGAGCCCTCCCAGCCCGTCAACTTCAGCCTGTCCCTCATGAGAGAGGAGGATTCTGGGAGTTACCGCTGCCAGGCAGCCAACGAGCTTTCGGAGCAGCAGAGCAGCAGTGATGCCATCAACATCACGGTCGTAG taCCTGTCTCCAGAGtgaacctgtctgtctctccctccaCGGGACACCCCGACAGTCCCACCCCGGGCGTGACTCTGCTCTGCTCAGTGCTTGAGGGGACGGGCCCGTACTCTGTCTCCTGGTTTCGGGATGGAGAGAAGCTCAACCTGACCAGCGGGCTGGGGGACCCCTACACCCTGAGCCCTGAGGGCGGGAGGCTGACCTTTGACCCCCTGCACTCCCAGGTCCAGGGCCGGTATCAGTGCAGCGCCCAGAACCGCCTGCTGAGAGGGATACCCCAGTACAACAGCACCCGTAGCAACAGCGTGGAGGTTCGCGTCCCAG GGGTGGGGGCCGTCACGGCCGCAGCCGTCTCCGTGGTCCTGATGCTGGCCGTTGCTGTGGCGACAGCAGGGCTGTGGATGCtgtggaggaggaagaggagggcggCGGTCGgagagg CTCCCAAGACAGCAGTGCCACAGGAACCCCACCCCAGAGATGGTCTAGCGCCCCCTGTTCCTCAGATGAGGCCTGGCACCCAGCTGATGGCTGCCG AAACCGATGGAAACCTCCTGTATGCCATGGTGGACATTAAGAAGAAGTCAAAAG TGAAGAGAGGCACAGACAACACTCAGAAC gctcaCGGCCCAGAAGACGCCCTGGAGTACTCAGTGATCTACTCCAAGCTGGCTCCGCCCACCTCCGAGCCTGGCTCCTCCCCTCCCAGTAGCCCCAGCCCGCTGTATGGGAACCTGGAGAGCGTGTACGAGAACGTCGCCTAG